The nucleotide window GCAACCCACTGCAATCGACAGCAAAATCAAACATCCGGGCGAACGCGTTGCGTTCATCCAGGCCTGCTGGCACAAGGAAATTGTCGACCAGAGCCGTAACGGCTTCGTCGCGGAAATGCTCAACCAGGGCTACCAGGAAAGTGATATCGACTTCTTCGAAGTCGGTGGCGCCTTCGAGATCCCGCTGCACGCCAAACTGCTGGCCAAGTCCGGCCGCTACGCGGGCATCGTCGCCGCTGGCCTGGTGGTGGATGGCGGTATCTACCGGCATGAGTTCGTCGCTCAATCGGTGATCAGCGGCCTGATGCAGGTGCAGCTGGAAACCGAGGTGCCGGTGTTCTCGGTGGTGCTCACGCCGCACCACTTCCATGCCGGGGAAGAGCACCAGAAGTTTTTCTTCGAGCACTTCGTGCACAAGGGTCAGGAAGCGGCGAAGACCTGCGCCGACACCTTGCGCAAGACCCGGACGCTGCGCCGTAGCGAACAGCGCGCTTTAGCCGTCTAAACACCGAACCGAATGTGGGAGCGAGCCTGCTCGCGATGACGGAGTGTCAGTCGCCATGAATGTCGGCTGGTATACCGCTATCGCGAGCAGGCTCGCTCCCACAAGGGCTCGGCGCTGGACTCAGGCCAGATTTTCATCCGTGGCCGGCACAATCAGGATGCCTGCCCGCAAGCCGTTCTTCACCTTGGGGTTGGGGAAGATGATCCGCGCCCCCTCTTCTTCGATCACCCAACGGGTCTGGGCGATGTCTTCGGCCAGCACATAGCCTTTTCCCAGCTCCGAGAAGTTCTCGATGTCCGCCGGCAGGTTCAAGCGGAAGCTATCGCTGTGCTTGATGATTTCCCGGGCCACGCTGAACAGCTGGAGACCATCCAGCCCTTCGTCCAGCTCAGGCTCGTTGCCTTCGATGATCTGCTTCAGGCGGGTTTCCAGCAGGCTGACGTTGACGCCTTCGTTCTCTCCGAACGGCCGCGCCTTGCCCAGTTCCAGGGTAAAGGATTCTGCGCCGAGCTGGTCGTAGGTGTAGGCACTGAATACGATGGACGGCTTGTTTTGCAGCAGCACCGCTTCCATACCCGCCGCACGCAGGCGGGCCAGTTCACGACGTGAATGCTGGCGCCCCTCCTTCCAGGGGTACAGGGCGAACTGCTCGATCTTTGAGCCGCGGATGGCCGTGTGCAGGTCGTAATGCAAGCGACTGCGCTCTGGCCGGTTGAAGAAGCTGGCAGCCAGCCGCTCCAGCTCGCAAGCCCGCAGCGCTTCCGGGCCGCCGCTCAGCTCATGACGGCCATTGAACAGCCGGTTGACGTCCTGCTCGACGAAACGCTCACCGCGGCGGATGGCCTCGGGATTGCCGAACAGGAACAGAATGCGTGCCCGGGGCTTCACGTCACCACGGGCGATGTCATGCAGCAGGCGGTCGAGCAATTCGATTGGCGCGGTTTCGTTACCGTGGATCCCCGCCGACAACAACAGGTCCAGGCCATTATCCCGGGCTTCGGGCGGCTTGACCTCCAGCGCGCCCTCGCTCAACCAGCGCATCCGCACGCCTTCGACAGTCAGTTGAGTCTTCTCCGCCGGTTCACGGCCGGCGAGGGTCAGTTCAAGCAGTTTGCCGAGGGCGAGCATAGCGCGGTTTCCTTAATGGTCGTGGCCGCAATCCGGGCCATGGACATG belongs to Pseudomonas sp. B21-028 and includes:
- a CDS encoding 6,7-dimethyl-8-ribityllumazine synthase produces the protein MQPTAIDSKIKHPGERVAFIQACWHKEIVDQSRNGFVAEMLNQGYQESDIDFFEVGGAFEIPLHAKLLAKSGRYAGIVAAGLVVDGGIYRHEFVAQSVISGLMQVQLETEVPVFSVVLTPHHFHAGEEHQKFFFEHFVHKGQEAAKTCADTLRKTRTLRRSEQRALAV
- the astE gene encoding succinylglutamate desuccinylase, which translates into the protein MLALGKLLELTLAGREPAEKTQLTVEGVRMRWLSEGALEVKPPEARDNGLDLLLSAGIHGNETAPIELLDRLLHDIARGDVKPRARILFLFGNPEAIRRGERFVEQDVNRLFNGRHELSGGPEALRACELERLAASFFNRPERSRLHYDLHTAIRGSKIEQFALYPWKEGRQHSRRELARLRAAGMEAVLLQNKPSIVFSAYTYDQLGAESFTLELGKARPFGENEGVNVSLLETRLKQIIEGNEPELDEGLDGLQLFSVAREIIKHSDSFRLNLPADIENFSELGKGYVLAEDIAQTRWVIEEEGARIIFPNPKVKNGLRAGILIVPATDENLA